One Devosia lacusdianchii genomic window carries:
- the pelF gene encoding GT4 family glycosyltransferase PelF, whose amino-acid sequence MWRDENMMLSLGGKPNRIADVCLIAEGCYPYVAGGVSTWIDWLIRSHPELTFTVLAILPGLPKGEPRYAAPDNLLSIDHLRLDDTNFGSVHQWPNAAPDHVADLLGQLLNEGNAAQFSELIGLLGDAKHKVALDTLMDSPEAWQTMCRHYRSMPHAAFLDYFWAWRALVGGLFRVLTAPLPQARVYHAVSTGYAGLIGARAALETGRASLITEHGIYSNERRIEILMADWIVNSIDNDLDLSDDRKDIRELWARSFESFAHVAYSVATEIVALYEANQTFQYALGAAPEKLSVIPNGVDVDRFGQVERQPHNRPTIAFIGRVTPIKDVQTFIDVAERLRVQFPDLDALVIGPMDEDPEYAEGCVDEVRRRGLSDTVTFTGPVKVADYLGRIDVLVLTSISEALPLVILEAGGAGVPCVATDVGACREILEGRSNMPGVTGPGGVVAPVGASEDIAAAIASLLESPERLREYGDRLQQRVREQYRAEAVAAAYGALYARNFAAQMKVA is encoded by the coding sequence ATGTGGCGTGACGAAAACATGATGCTGTCTCTCGGCGGCAAACCCAATCGCATCGCCGATGTGTGCCTGATTGCCGAGGGGTGCTACCCCTATGTGGCGGGGGGCGTCTCGACCTGGATCGATTGGCTGATCCGGTCTCATCCGGAGCTTACCTTCACGGTATTGGCCATCCTGCCCGGCCTGCCCAAGGGTGAGCCGCGCTACGCCGCGCCCGATAACCTCCTGTCGATCGATCACCTGCGCCTGGATGACACCAATTTCGGCTCGGTCCATCAATGGCCAAATGCGGCGCCCGACCATGTCGCCGATCTCCTCGGACAGTTGCTCAATGAGGGCAACGCGGCCCAGTTCAGTGAACTGATCGGCTTGCTGGGGGACGCCAAGCACAAGGTCGCGCTGGATACGCTGATGGACTCGCCCGAGGCGTGGCAAACCATGTGCCGCCACTACCGGTCGATGCCGCATGCCGCCTTCCTCGATTACTTCTGGGCTTGGCGCGCCCTGGTCGGCGGACTTTTCCGCGTTCTCACGGCGCCGCTACCGCAAGCCCGCGTCTACCACGCGGTGTCGACGGGATATGCCGGCCTGATCGGCGCGCGCGCCGCACTCGAAACCGGGCGCGCCTCGCTGATCACCGAGCACGGCATTTATTCCAACGAGCGCCGCATCGAGATTCTGATGGCCGACTGGATCGTCAACAGTATCGATAACGACCTCGATCTGTCCGACGATCGCAAGGATATCCGCGAACTCTGGGCGCGCAGCTTCGAAAGCTTTGCTCATGTCGCCTATTCGGTCGCTACAGAGATTGTCGCGCTATACGAGGCGAACCAGACGTTCCAGTACGCGCTGGGCGCCGCGCCCGAGAAGCTGAGCGTCATTCCCAATGGCGTGGATGTCGATCGCTTCGGTCAGGTCGAGCGCCAACCTCACAATCGACCCACAATAGCCTTCATCGGCCGGGTCACCCCCATCAAGGACGTGCAGACCTTTATTGACGTCGCCGAGCGGCTGCGTGTCCAATTTCCGGATCTCGACGCCCTGGTGATCGGGCCGATGGATGAAGACCCCGAATACGCGGAAGGTTGCGTCGACGAAGTCCGTCGGCGGGGCCTCTCGGACACAGTGACCTTCACCGGCCCCGTCAAGGTGGCCGACTATCTGGGCCGCATCGACGTTCTGGTGCTGACCAGCATCAGCGAGGCGCTGCCTCTGGTCATCCTCGAAGCGGGTGGGGCAGGGGTCCCATGCGTGGCGACCGACGTCGGCGCCTGCCGCGAAATTCTCGAAGGCCGGAGCAATATGCCCGGCGTCACCGGCCCGGGCGGCGTGGTCGCCCCGGTCGGCGCCAGCGAAGACATCGCGGCGGCCATCGCCTCGCTGCTCGAAAGCCCGGAGCGCCTGCGCGAATATGGCGATCGGCTACAGCAGCGCGTTCGCGAACAGTATCGCGCAGAGGCCGTCGCCGCTGCGTATGGAGCACTCTATGCCCGCAATTTCGCGGCGCAGATGAAGGTAGCGTAA
- a CDS encoding LuxR C-terminal-related transcriptional regulator, which yields MGVEAITVAVVDDHPIFRAGLAQAVGMEGGLRVVGEGGSAAEAVRLVENLQPDVLLLDARMEDSGIERVGDILVACPSVKVILLTASQDEGDVSRALEAGVSAYVLKGATGPELRGIIRAVHAGEGYLAPGVIGAIWSAMKGDTGSAKAPPERPLSPQEAQVLRLLALGLNNREIGTRLDVTERTVKFHLSNVFAKLQVRNRVEASTAARKMWADL from the coding sequence GTGGGTGTTGAGGCAATAACCGTCGCCGTTGTCGACGATCATCCGATTTTTCGCGCCGGACTGGCGCAGGCGGTGGGCATGGAAGGCGGACTTCGTGTCGTCGGCGAAGGTGGCAGCGCGGCCGAAGCGGTGCGCCTGGTAGAAAATTTGCAGCCGGACGTACTGCTGCTCGACGCGCGCATGGAAGACAGCGGCATCGAGCGCGTTGGGGACATTCTGGTCGCCTGCCCTTCAGTCAAAGTCATCCTGCTGACAGCATCCCAGGACGAGGGTGATGTTTCCCGCGCATTGGAGGCCGGCGTTTCCGCCTATGTGCTCAAGGGTGCCACAGGGCCCGAGCTGCGCGGCATCATCCGCGCCGTGCATGCCGGAGAGGGCTACCTCGCGCCAGGAGTGATCGGGGCAATCTGGTCGGCGATGAAGGGTGATACAGGCAGCGCCAAGGCGCCTCCAGAACGGCCGCTATCGCCGCAAGAGGCCCAGGTCCTGCGGCTGCTGGCGCTGGGGCTCAACAACAGGGAAATCGGGACCCGGCTGGATGTCACCGAGCGCACGGTCAAGTTTCATCTGTCCAATGTGTTCGCCAAGCTGCAGGTGCGGAACCGGGTGGAAGCCAGCACGGCCGCACGCAAGATGTGGGCCGACCTCTAG
- a CDS encoding sensor histidine kinase, producing the protein MIDLLDRLRGFRNRWRRLPLASQFLLGGGTLMLVAMLLCGILTTTFMTNNLVQRRGSAIALISQHIFALSVAASQDQSPSIEDFNGLDALFARREFTAQFPHLDVWLPDGTIVYSNTPAIRLRNFPLPQPVIRAFAGETISEFSDVDTVDYREHGFDTDFIEVYFPLRNEQSGEIVAVAELRESTAALESALWSLTLASWATVGIISTVVMASLFGIVLEGSRTIDRHRRIQSKRLKQSHARAAQHRQLTEQAQRASKGVTELTDRYLRTVGTDLHDGPAQSIGFAVLKLEQVRKTPKVSERNQAIDEIESALGGALQEIRAIATNLVLPDIGDLNLAEVINRAVQIHIQRTGIAIAVDSRVAGVHVDQQISVCVFRFIQEGLNNAFHHGLPEGQQVIASLQKGVLKLSIVNLYTMGERSTHADHLGIGLYGLRARVQSIGGNFVFVQNNGVTRLEMWLTSV; encoded by the coding sequence ATGATCGACTTGCTCGATCGTCTGAGGGGTTTTCGAAATCGCTGGAGGAGGCTACCGCTCGCGAGCCAGTTCTTGCTGGGGGGTGGCACGCTCATGCTGGTGGCGATGCTCCTTTGCGGCATCCTCACCACCACATTCATGACCAACAATCTTGTCCAGCGTCGCGGTAGCGCCATAGCGCTGATCAGCCAACATATCTTCGCCTTGAGCGTTGCCGCCTCGCAGGATCAAAGTCCCTCGATCGAGGACTTCAACGGCCTCGACGCCCTGTTCGCGCGGCGGGAATTTACCGCCCAGTTCCCGCACCTCGATGTCTGGCTGCCTGACGGCACCATCGTCTATTCCAATACGCCGGCGATACGCCTGCGCAACTTTCCGCTGCCCCAACCGGTCATCCGGGCGTTTGCCGGCGAGACGATATCGGAGTTCAGCGATGTGGACACAGTGGACTACCGCGAGCACGGGTTCGACACCGATTTCATCGAAGTCTACTTCCCCCTGCGGAACGAACAATCCGGCGAGATCGTGGCCGTGGCGGAGTTGCGGGAGTCGACGGCGGCGCTTGAAAGCGCTCTCTGGTCCCTGACTTTGGCCAGTTGGGCGACGGTGGGCATCATCAGCACCGTAGTGATGGCCAGCCTGTTCGGCATTGTCCTAGAGGGCAGCAGAACGATCGACCGACATCGGCGCATCCAATCCAAGCGCCTCAAGCAATCCCATGCCCGGGCGGCGCAGCATCGCCAGCTCACCGAGCAGGCCCAGCGTGCGTCCAAAGGGGTGACGGAGCTTACCGACCGCTACCTGCGGACAGTTGGCACCGACCTGCATGATGGCCCGGCCCAGTCCATCGGCTTCGCCGTGCTCAAGCTGGAACAAGTCCGCAAGACGCCCAAAGTGAGCGAACGCAACCAGGCCATAGACGAGATCGAATCCGCGCTCGGCGGAGCGCTCCAGGAGATCCGGGCGATCGCCACCAACCTGGTATTGCCTGATATCGGCGATCTCAACCTGGCTGAAGTTATCAACAGGGCTGTGCAAATCCACATCCAGCGGACCGGAATCGCCATTGCCGTGGACAGTCGGGTCGCCGGAGTCCATGTTGACCAGCAGATTAGCGTTTGCGTCTTTCGCTTCATCCAGGAAGGTCTCAACAACGCCTTTCACCACGGTCTGCCGGAGGGGCAGCAGGTGATCGCGTCGTTGCAAAAAGGGGTCCTCAAGCTATCGATCGTCAATTTGTACACGATGGGAGAGCGATCGACCCATGCCGACCATCTCGGCATCGGGCTTTATGGATTGCGCGCTCGCGTACAGAGCATCGGTGGGAATTTCGTCTTCGTGCAGAACAATGGTGTGACGCGGCTGGAAATGTGGCTCACCTCCGTCTGA
- the pelG gene encoding exopolysaccharide Pel transporter PelG, which produces MAGIGFALRKLSNRDNLASRSLAGGHAILISSGPWIVIMAGLALLHALGQPLIAPEELKVFSILVIYSFALSLVITAPTSLEATLRVSRVMFQRHFEEVQGVYLGALFVTTILSVLGSIVVFLLIVRLPVGLALAATVCVIQVSHLWLAMAFVAAIKQYAAVTLAFALGLSCSIVFGTSMASLGHGPGGMLLGFSFGLCIAFGILNYLILSTFPGRLLPFWQSLGRLKMLRPVSNTFLLAGLASGLAVWVDKLVVWNSSEAVTITHGLLHAPRYDSPVFMAYLSIVPVMSILVVWLETTFFENYRHYRDIVHSGGTLRQIDEQRKGLAQDAVDTVFLAFLVQLTISAALAVAAPLLANVLGLAYDAISVLRLALIGAAFHFLFQASCGVILFVQYGKVYFWLQALFLALNAGMTAAMLVNPDYLGMGYLLASMVSGTLAYAAMRNTLGTLNRLTFVVNNPSVSG; this is translated from the coding sequence ATGGCCGGGATCGGGTTCGCGCTCAGAAAGCTGAGCAATCGGGACAATCTGGCATCGCGCTCGCTGGCCGGCGGCCACGCGATCCTGATCTCGTCGGGTCCCTGGATCGTTATCATGGCCGGATTGGCGCTTTTGCATGCGCTCGGCCAGCCACTCATCGCCCCAGAAGAACTGAAGGTTTTCAGCATCCTCGTCATTTACAGCTTTGCGCTGTCGCTCGTGATCACCGCGCCGACGTCGCTCGAGGCGACGCTGAGGGTTTCGCGGGTGATGTTCCAACGTCATTTCGAGGAAGTGCAGGGCGTCTATCTGGGGGCGCTGTTCGTCACCACGATTCTGTCGGTCCTCGGCAGTATTGTTGTCTTCCTGTTGATCGTCCGCCTGCCCGTCGGACTGGCGCTGGCGGCCACGGTCTGTGTGATTCAGGTCTCCCATCTTTGGCTGGCCATGGCCTTCGTTGCCGCCATCAAGCAATACGCAGCGGTGACCCTGGCATTCGCGCTGGGTCTGAGCTGCTCGATCGTCTTTGGGACCTCGATGGCCTCGCTTGGCCATGGTCCTGGCGGCATGCTGCTCGGTTTCAGCTTCGGGCTGTGCATCGCCTTCGGCATCCTGAACTACCTCATCCTCTCCACCTTCCCGGGCCGGTTGCTGCCATTCTGGCAGTCGCTTGGCCGCCTCAAGATGCTGCGGCCGGTCTCGAACACCTTCCTGCTAGCCGGCCTCGCGAGCGGTCTGGCGGTCTGGGTCGACAAGCTTGTGGTATGGAACTCCTCGGAGGCCGTCACCATCACGCACGGCCTGCTGCATGCCCCGCGCTACGACAGCCCGGTGTTCATGGCCTACCTCTCCATCGTGCCGGTCATGTCGATCCTGGTGGTGTGGCTCGAAACCACGTTCTTCGAGAACTACCGCCATTATCGCGATATCGTTCATTCGGGCGGCACGCTTCGGCAGATCGACGAGCAGCGCAAGGGGTTGGCGCAAGACGCCGTCGATACCGTATTCCTGGCATTCCTGGTGCAGTTGACCATCAGCGCCGCGCTGGCTGTCGCTGCCCCATTACTCGCCAACGTTCTCGGCCTGGCCTACGACGCGATCTCGGTGCTTCGTCTTGCGCTGATCGGTGCCGCCTTCCACTTCCTGTTCCAGGCGAGCTGCGGCGTCATTCTCTTCGTTCAGTACGGCAAGGTCTACTTCTGGCTGCAGGCGCTGTTCTTGGCGCTCAATGCCGGCATGACGGCCGCCATGCTGGTCAATCCGGACTATCTCGGCATGGGTTATCTCTTGGCGTCCATGGTGAGTGGCACGCTGGCCTATGCCGCGATGCGCAACACGCTCGGCACGCTCAACCGGCTGACCTTCGTGGTCAACAATCCATCCGTTTCGGGCTGA
- a CDS encoding MJ1477/TM1410 family putative glycoside hydrolase, which yields MNLQHRHRDLAHAAPLLGASMVILALAAGSSPAAPPRAGLDAVRSWGYQLQQIDPATIAASPYDLVVIDYARDGTQEFAFDRATVTAMQRKPDGERRIVLAYLSIGEAEDYRFYWHHDWMSSPPGWLLAENPDWPGNYAVRYWDPQWQAMIFGGPGSYLDTIISAGFDGVYLDRIDAFDVADAEVPRADRLRRMAEFVSALAGYGRSKVPGFLIVGQNGEELLADRSYASVIDGLGKEDLFFGLDGDGVPNSNAELRASLTPIQRFQASGKPVFLVEYVDTPDALALARERAAALGVPLFIGDRELDDVQSR from the coding sequence ATGAACCTTCAGCATCGCCATCGAGACCTTGCGCATGCCGCGCCGCTTCTGGGCGCATCGATGGTCATTCTCGCGCTCGCGGCTGGTTCGAGCCCGGCAGCGCCTCCACGCGCCGGGCTCGATGCCGTGCGCAGCTGGGGCTACCAGCTGCAACAGATCGATCCGGCGACCATTGCCGCCAGCCCATACGATCTGGTGGTGATCGATTATGCGCGCGACGGTACGCAGGAATTCGCATTCGACCGGGCAACGGTGACGGCGATGCAGCGCAAGCCAGATGGAGAGCGCCGCATTGTCCTGGCCTATCTCAGTATCGGCGAGGCCGAGGATTACCGGTTCTACTGGCACCATGACTGGATGAGCTCGCCACCCGGGTGGCTGCTCGCGGAAAACCCGGATTGGCCGGGCAATTACGCCGTGCGCTACTGGGATCCGCAATGGCAGGCGATGATCTTCGGCGGACCAGGATCGTACCTCGATACGATCATTTCGGCGGGGTTCGACGGGGTCTATCTCGACCGCATCGATGCGTTCGACGTTGCGGATGCAGAGGTCCCGCGCGCAGACCGACTACGGAGGATGGCTGAGTTCGTCTCCGCCTTGGCGGGTTATGGGCGCAGCAAGGTGCCCGGCTTCCTGATCGTGGGCCAGAATGGCGAGGAGCTGCTCGCCGACCGCTCCTATGCGAGCGTCATCGACGGCCTGGGCAAGGAAGACCTGTTTTTCGGTCTCGATGGCGACGGCGTGCCCAACAGCAATGCCGAGCTGCGCGCCAGTCTCACGCCGATCCAACGGTTCCAGGCGAGCGGCAAACCCGTTTTCCTCGTCGAGTATGTCGACACTCCGGATGCGCTTGCGCTTGCACGCGAAAGGGCCGCGGCCCTCGGCGTCCCCCTGTTCATTGGCGACCGGGAGCTTGATGATGTCCAATCCCGCTGA